A genomic stretch from Deinococcus metalli includes:
- a CDS encoding ATP-binding protein, with amino-acid sequence MLESEAPEITIEQARVLLAQQRFLIHFRDTLRALTDPVAIHGEACRLLGEYLSVDRATYAEVDEKAGIARVASDWTRDGVPTLASAYRLTTVSWFVEIMRRGDCAVVSNTQTSALIPAGDRSALEALGITACMGAPLVAHGQLVGALCVAASSPRVWTEGDVALLREVGERLGEAIQRAHAEQALRVSEEKYRTLFNATDEGVCTIEVLFDDAGQPVDYRFLDMNPAFVRQTGLEGAIGRTMRSLAPEHEAFWFEVYGHIATTGEARRFEHIAAALGRFYDVFAFRVGHPDERRVAVIFNDVSQRKRAEDALIQSEARLRALIEHLPRSAVFVVDHDLRYLLAQGEALTLAGYAPQDLVGRTVAQAMPPGVIAEYEEHYRRALVGEAFEYEHASHGRVFITRGTPLRGAAGAIDGVLVVSYDITERKQAEAMIQNLNRTLEERTEQRTRELLDERAALQVANEELEAFNYSVSHDLMTPVRHVEGFASMAARHLDDPVKARRSLEVVSQAAKRMETLINAMLILSRTGRRELTMGVVDLGALAGQARLDVLPRVDGRAVEWHFGSLPLVQGDRVTLQQVMTNLLDNAVKFSRDRAPAVIEVWAEDGGQEWTVHVRDNGAGFDARFAEKLFGIFQRLHHQDEFEGTGVGLSLVRRIIARHGGTVRITGAIDQGATFSFTLPKPPAAPLRS; translated from the coding sequence ATGCTGGAGTCCGAGGCCCCCGAGATCACCATCGAGCAGGCCAGGGTGCTCCTCGCCCAGCAGCGCTTTCTGATCCACTTCAGGGACACCCTGCGCGCCCTCACCGACCCGGTCGCCATCCACGGTGAAGCCTGCCGGCTCCTGGGAGAGTACCTCAGCGTCGACCGCGCGACCTACGCCGAGGTGGATGAGAAGGCCGGCATCGCCCGAGTCGCCTCCGACTGGACGCGGGACGGCGTCCCCACACTTGCCAGCGCGTACCGGTTGACCACCGTCAGCTGGTTCGTCGAGATCATGCGGCGCGGTGACTGCGCCGTCGTCTCCAACACCCAGACCTCTGCGCTGATCCCTGCTGGTGATCGCTCCGCGCTGGAGGCCCTCGGGATCACCGCATGCATGGGGGCGCCTCTCGTCGCGCACGGCCAGCTGGTGGGCGCGCTGTGTGTGGCGGCCAGCTCGCCCCGGGTCTGGACAGAGGGTGACGTGGCCCTGCTGCGCGAGGTTGGTGAGCGACTCGGGGAAGCCATACAGCGTGCTCACGCTGAACAGGCCCTGCGGGTTTCGGAGGAGAAGTACCGCACGCTGTTCAATGCCACGGACGAGGGCGTCTGCACCATCGAAGTGCTGTTCGACGACGCCGGGCAGCCGGTGGACTACCGCTTTCTCGACATGAACCCAGCCTTCGTCCGGCAGACCGGCCTGGAAGGGGCCATCGGCCGCACGATGCGATCGCTCGCCCCCGAGCACGAGGCGTTCTGGTTCGAGGTGTACGGGCACATCGCCACGACGGGTGAGGCGAGGCGCTTCGAACACATCGCGGCGGCACTGGGGCGGTTTTACGACGTGTTCGCCTTCCGGGTCGGCCACCCGGACGAGCGCCGTGTCGCGGTGATCTTCAATGACGTGAGCCAGCGGAAGCGGGCCGAGGACGCCCTGATCCAGTCCGAGGCGCGTCTGCGGGCGCTGATCGAACACCTGCCCCGCAGCGCCGTTTTCGTGGTGGATCATGACCTGAGGTACCTCCTGGCCCAGGGCGAGGCCCTGACCCTGGCGGGCTACGCGCCACAGGACCTCGTGGGCCGCACCGTCGCGCAGGCCATGCCGCCCGGAGTCATTGCCGAATACGAGGAGCATTACCGCCGGGCGCTCGTGGGCGAGGCCTTCGAATATGAGCACGCGTCGCACGGCCGCGTCTTCATCACCAGGGGAACGCCACTGCGCGGAGCGGCGGGAGCCATCGACGGCGTCCTTGTCGTGTCCTACGACATCACCGAGCGCAAACAGGCCGAGGCGATGATCCAGAATCTGAACCGGACCCTGGAGGAACGGACCGAACAGAGAACCCGCGAACTCCTGGACGAACGCGCCGCCCTTCAGGTCGCCAACGAGGAACTGGAAGCCTTCAACTACAGCGTGTCGCACGACCTGATGACCCCGGTGCGCCACGTGGAGGGCTTTGCCAGCATGGCCGCGCGGCATCTGGACGATCCAGTCAAGGCCCGACGATCCCTAGAGGTCGTGAGTCAGGCCGCCAAACGCATGGAGACGCTGATCAACGCCATGCTGATCCTGTCACGCACCGGGCGCCGGGAGCTGACCATGGGCGTGGTGGACCTGGGCGCCCTGGCCGGGCAGGCCCGGCTGGACGTGCTGCCCCGGGTCGATGGTCGCGCCGTCGAGTGGCACTTCGGTTCCCTGCCACTGGTGCAGGGGGACCGGGTGACCCTGCAGCAGGTGATGACCAACCTGCTGGACAACGCCGTGAAATTCAGCAGGGACCGCGCGCCGGCCGTGATCGAGGTGTGGGCCGAGGACGGCGGGCAGGAGTGGACGGTCCACGTGCGAGACAACGGCGCGGGCTTCGATGCCCGCTTCGCCGAGAAACTGTTCGGCATCTTCCAACGCCTGCACCATCAGGACGAGTTCGAGGGGACGGGCGTGGGCCTGTCCCTGGTGCGGCGCATCATTGCGCGGCATGGGGGCACGGTCCGCATCACGGGAGCCATCGATCAGGGCGCGACCTTCAGCTTCACCCTGCCCAAGCCGCCCGCCGCACCCCTGCGTTCCTGA
- a CDS encoding ATP-binding protein: MVGRPPTPGPVRNTGEGFEPASAELLFEPEQRTLPGGLMERGMGLAIVRRLVERHGGRVWAVSQPGEGATFAFTLPG, translated from the coding sequence CTGGTCGGCCGTCCGCCCACACCCGGCCCCGTCCGGAATACCGGTGAGGGGTTCGAGCCAGCGTCCGCGGAGCTGCTGTTCGAGCCAGAACAGCGTACGTTGCCGGGCGGGCTGATGGAGCGGGGGATGGGCCTGGCCATCGTGAGACGGCTGGTGGAGCGGCATGGGGGCCGGGTGTGGGCGGTCAGTCAACCTGGCGAGGGCGCCACCTTCGCCTTCACCCTGCCGGGCTGA
- a CDS encoding TetR/AcrR family transcriptional regulator, whose product MTESDSPPKHASPPKRADARRNEQTVLDAAAALFVQSGVEVPVRDIAARAGVGTGTIYRHFPTRADLIIAVYRHQVDGCAQAGPDLLSTSASPHAALDQWMQLFADFLTTKHGLAAALQADNASFSALHTYFLDRLVPVCAALLDAAVAAGEIKQDVDAYTLMRGVGNLCIGTDSHYNGRILVRLLIAGLRSP is encoded by the coding sequence GTGACGGAGTCGGACAGCCCACCGAAACACGCTTCGCCGCCCAAGCGGGCGGACGCCAGGCGCAACGAGCAGACCGTCCTCGACGCTGCCGCGGCGCTCTTCGTGCAGTCCGGCGTCGAGGTGCCGGTGCGCGACATCGCCGCCCGGGCCGGCGTCGGTACGGGCACGATCTACCGCCACTTCCCGACCCGCGCCGACCTCATCATCGCCGTGTACCGGCATCAGGTCGACGGATGCGCCCAGGCCGGCCCGGACCTGCTGAGCACCTCGGCCAGTCCCCACGCGGCGCTCGACCAGTGGATGCAGTTGTTCGCTGACTTCCTCACTACCAAACACGGCCTGGCGGCAGCGCTTCAGGCGGACAACGCCAGCTTCAGCGCCCTCCACACCTACTTCCTCGACCGTCTCGTACCGGTCTGTGCCGCGCTGCTGGACGCCGCTGTCGCTGCGGGGGAGATCAAACAGGACGTGGACGCCTACACGCTGATGCGCGGAGTGGGCAACCTTTGCATCGGCACCGACAGCCACTACAACGGACGCATCCTGGTCAGGCTCCTCATCGCCGGCCTGCGTTCGCCTTGA